The DNA sequence CAAAAGGATCTGTATACCATTCTTTTGTAATTAAGTATTCATTATCAGTAATTCTCATATTAAGGTAATGATATGTCCCAATTCTAAACATATTTTTAGTATCTAGTTGATTTTCATAAGAGTAATTATATTCTGTAGATACTACACATATAATTCCATATAAATTCTCTTCTTTTTCTTTTATTTTTCTAATTTTTACTCTAGTTTTTATATCATTAAATTTTACACCTTGCTTAAATGACCAATTCTCTAAATACTTCATTTTAGTTACTTCTTGTTCATAAGCCCAAAGTCCAAATTTATGATTTACATCATATAATTTTTTTAATACTTCATCATTTTTTGTTAGTATAGCCTTATTTCTATGATCAAATAAATTTTCTAACAATAGTTGGAATTTAGCGGTTTCCGATTCCTCCTCCATCTTCTTAGATGCCCTTAAATTTATAAAAGTACTAATGTTTTTTTCCTTATTAAAACTTAAAACTATACTCCCAATGACAAAAACACCTACCAAGAATAGTATTTTGCTTATTTTCTTCCTATTGATTTTTTTTCTTATGTTCAAATTTATGCCTCCTATCAAATAATAGACTTAAGCTGAAAAATACGTAGTATTTTAAAGGTATTATAATATTTTATATAGTTTTTACATTTTTTTAGCCAAATATAATTAAATTTATGGTATAATTGTCTAACATTCAATCAAAGGAAAGAGGTGCTCAATTGCTAACAAAAGTAAAACTGTCTAAAGTAAATAATGTTCTTACTAATAATATATATGCAGATATTTATTTTTTAAGTGAGGAAAATTTTGGAGATATAACAAAACTATACGAAGAAGTAAGTAATTCTATGGATAATAAAAATTGGCTAAAGAATAGAGATTATGATTCTTTAAAAAAAACCATTGATAATGGTGGATTTATAATAGGTTGTTATGTCGGTTTAGAGCTTATTGCTTGTGCACTTTGTGACGTACCTAATATAAATGATTTAGAGACTTTAGATTCTTTAGGAATTTCTATTGAAGATTTTAAAAATACTTACATTTCAGGATTTGTTATGGTTCATCCTATGTATAGAGGAAATTCACTTCAACTTAAATTGTTAGACCTAAGAATAGATATAGCTAAATCTCAACGTAAAAAATATATAGTAACAGTTGCTGCTGTTGATAATATACATAGTCTTAATAATATAGTTAGTCGAGGTTTCGATTTTAAAATGCAACAAGAAAATAACTATGGTATTTTAAGAAATATTTTCCTGAAAGATTTATTCCCAAATGATGTTAATGAAAATATTTCAAATGAAGAAAATATAACTTGCGTAATTTAAAAGAGACCTTTTAGAAAAGGTCTCTTTTCCACGTTGATAGTTCTTAGAGGTCTTTGTATTTCATAATATATAGTATTCCGTAAAATATAAATTTGATACAATTTTAATTTTAAATAAAAAGTAACTATTTTTATTCTTTTTTATAAAATAATTATAAGATTAATATTTTTATATATTATAGGGGGGATTTACTATGGATATAAATGTAAAAGCTAGAGAACTTGCATCATATATTAAAAATACTAATGAATTTAAATCTATGAATAAAGCAAAAAAAGAACTAGATAAAAATGCTGCTTTAAAAAAACAACTTGATGAGTATCTAAAAAAGAAAAATATTATTTATTCTAGATATAAAATAGAAGATGCATCAAAAAAAATAAGTCAGTTAAATCGAGATTATGATAAATTTTTTAACCATCCATTAGTATCTAATTATATGAAATCAAATAGGAATTTTAATTCTATGATGGAAAATTTATATAAACAAATAGAAAATGAATTAACAAAATAAAATAAAATAAAAGAGACTATAAAATAGTCTCTTTTATTTTTCAAAATGTTGGTAATCTTTAAGAGATTTCCAATCACCTCCCCAGGTCCAACCTCTTTTTATAAAAGCTTCATAACATGCATCACCTTTTTTAATCATACCTTTTACATTTTTTTCTCTATCTATATATTTATTTCCTTCATTTGGACTTACAACTCCATTTTTAACCATAGGATTTATAAGTGGGTTTATATCTATAGCCAACCCTTTAGAGTGATTAGAAATTACATCTGATCCTTCTATAACCCTGTAGCAAAATGCAGACGTATTGTTATCTTTCATCGACTGATTATCATCTGCATTATACTTATCTATTAAGTTCATCTTTTCAATAGGATATTTATTTTCATATAAATCTTTAAATATATCTAAAACTTCAGATGCTACTTCCTTATTAACTATCATTTCACCTATATGTGCTTTATTATCAAATCCATAATATGTGATTTTTAAATAAGATAAACTATTTATATCTACTAAATCTTTTTTAGGGATAGACTTTCCTATCATGTTCTTATAAACTTCGTCAGGAATACTTGATTTTGTAAACTGAGGTTTAAAAACTTCTTTTTTACTGGTTTCAACCTTTTGGTTTTCTTTTTTACTCTCTTTAACTTGATGTTTACTACATCCAACTATCATTATTATTGATAAACATAAAAGTAAACCTACTAAATATTTTTTATAAATTTTCATTTTAAACTCCTTTTTAATATAATAAATATTTCTACTACATATATTTTATAATAAAAAAATCAAAGCTCATAGTATAATACTATGAGCTTTGATTTTTTTATTATATTAGTGTTACATTTTTCCCATCATATTTTTCATCATATTTTGCATATACATGTAGTAATTCATCCACATATCTTGCATATCATTCATTTCCATTTGTTCCATATTCATATATGGTTCTTCCATACATGGATATTTAGATGCAAAATTACCCATATATTGCATAGGCTCCATGTTATATATAGGGTTTATATATAATCCAGTTTCTTCTTCTTTCATCAACATTATATCATCTAAATCACAATATTCATCTTTTTCAAAATAGCAATCATTCATATCATAATACTCATATTCACACTTTTGTTTAATTTCTTTTTTAGGCATTTCTTTGTGTGTTGGGCAAACATATTTAACTTCACAATCACAACTTGGCTTCATTTTCTTTTCACACTTAGTAGCTGGCTTTACATAACTACACTTAGATTTACAAGGTTCATTCATACCTAAATCAACATAACAAGTTTTTTTCATTGTCTTACAAACATCCATATCGTGGCATCCTTTTATTTTATCTTTACATTTTTTCATCATATCTTCACATTTGTTAGATTTATCTTCGTACTCTTTTATTTTTTCTCCAGCTACTTTATAGCAGTTCATAGCTTTCTCATCACACTTCATAGCTTGAGAGAATAAACATTTTGCTTGCTCATTTTCATTTTGAGCTTTTTCAAATAAACACTTAGCTTTTTCACAGAATTTTTCAGCATCATTACCTGCTCTTTCTGCTTCTTTATATAAGCACTTAGCTTTTTCACAAAGTTCTTCTGATCTACATAAAAGATCATTTGCTTGCTTTCTTAACTTATCAGCTTCACATTCATTTTCCATAGATTCCTTAGCCAATCTTTTTGCTTTAGCTTCTAATGCCTTAGCTTTTTTATCAAACTCTCTAGCTTCTTCATATGATTCAGTGGCTAAGCACTCACAATTTAATGCTTTTTTAAATAGCTTTTCTGCTTGTTCAGCTAGTTTCGCACATGTATCATCAAATTTTATTTCGCAGTCTTCACATGGACCTGGAGGACAGCAAGCAAATTCATGCTTTTTACATACCATATCCATCTCTTTACATGAGTCTACTTTTTTACATGGTTCTATTGGCTTACATGGCTCACACTTTTTATGAACCGGCTTTTTACATGGATCGCAATAAACTTCTTTTTCTTTTTTTTGATGGCACCCTGTATTCATAGCACAGCTATTATTACATTTTTTTTTCTTTCTCATAGTACTCATAGCTAGTCAAAACCCCTTTGTTGTATTTTATTTTAACTAAGCAATTTTATATGCTTAATAATAATTATATGAAACTCATTTTTTCTGGTTACTATTAATAGCTAAAATTTATACATAAATTACCTTTAAACTTATTTTTTTCTTACTATAAAATATAAATTTTTGCACATCCTATTATTGATACAAATTAATATCAAAACACAATATTATAGTTGATTGGAGTGATTTAATTGAATAATAATGAAATGAATAATCAAATGAATAATCAAATTGATGATTATACTAACAAGGGTAAAGAGTATATAGAAAAAGCTGAAAATAAGGCAAATGAACTTTTATCTAAAGCAAATGATTTAGCTCATGATATGGTTGATAAAACATCAGATATTAGTGATGATGTGAATAATCTCTTAAAAAAAAAGACCAAATTAAAATAGGTCCTAATGATGAATGTAGCTGTGGTATAAGTTGTGAGTGTTTTGATGAACCAAAAACTACAGTTGACTATGTAAAAGATTATGCTAAACAACATCCGGTAATAACTGCTACTGCTTTATCTGCTACAGTTTTAACAGGTGTTAGTTTAGTTAGTCCAAAGACCAGAAAAATAACTGTACCTGTTGCAAAATATGCAATTAAGCAACAAGCTAAATTTTCATTAGGGTTAGGAATGTTAGCTATGGCAAGTTATTTAACTAACCAACATAGTTAATGTATTAATTATAAAAAAATAAATAAGGAGCTAAAATTTTATAGCTCCTTATTTAAAGTTTGATTTAGTTTTTATTTATATCTATTGTATTTGAGTCTACAGTAACATTATAAGTTATCTTTTTATCCTTAATTTCATTTAGGCTTCCTTCAAATTTATTCATATTTGAACCATTGTTATCTTTGTTCTCAAAATTAATTCCATTTAATGAATTTAAATTAAAATTCATATTATAGTTATCTATAGGTAAATTTAAGTATACCTCTCCTGTTTTATTTTCTATATTTAAATTTTTAGAAATTGGTATACTAGATTCCACATATACCATTCTCGAATATCTGTCAGCAATTATATTTACTGATTCTGGTATAAAGTTTTCTACATCTTCAATAAATATATCATTAGGCAGAGATTCTAAGTATACATTTCCTTGAGTGCTAACTTCTACATTATTTATACCTAGCAACTCACTAGTTTTTAAATTTATATCACCTATAGAGCTTAATCTTAATTTCTCTAAGTGTTTAA is a window from the Paraclostridium sordellii genome containing:
- a CDS encoding YlbF family regulator, with the protein product MDINVKARELASYIKNTNEFKSMNKAKKELDKNAALKKQLDEYLKKKNIIYSRYKIEDASKKISQLNRDYDKFFNHPLVSNYMKSNRNFNSMMENLYKQIENELTK
- a CDS encoding M15 family metallopeptidase, giving the protein MKIYKKYLVGLLLCLSIIMIVGCSKHQVKESKKENQKVETSKKEVFKPQFTKSSIPDEVYKNMIGKSIPKKDLVDINSLSYLKITYYGFDNKAHIGEMIVNKEVASEVLDIFKDLYENKYPIEKMNLIDKYNADDNQSMKDNNTSAFCYRVIEGSDVISNHSKGLAIDINPLINPMVKNGVVSPNEGNKYIDREKNVKGMIKKGDACYEAFIKRGWTWGGDWKSLKDYQHFEK
- a CDS encoding GNAT family protein; translation: MLTKVKLSKVNNVLTNNIYADIYFLSEENFGDITKLYEEVSNSMDNKNWLKNRDYDSLKKTIDNGGFIIGCYVGLELIACALCDVPNINDLETLDSLGISIEDFKNTYISGFVMVHPMYRGNSLQLKLLDLRIDIAKSQRKKYIVTVAAVDNIHSLNNIVSRGFDFKMQQENNYGILRNIFLKDLFPNDVNENISNEENITCVI
- a CDS encoding YtxH domain-containing protein, giving the protein MNNNEMNNQMNNQIDDYTNKGKEYIEKAENKANELLSKANDLAHDMVDKTSDISDDVNNLLKKKTKLK